A single window of Nicotiana sylvestris chromosome 3, ASM39365v2, whole genome shotgun sequence DNA harbors:
- the LOC104232341 gene encoding uncharacterized protein, with protein MQIIGIGLVLMMPIIGNLSDVYGRKALLTIPVTLSIIPPVILAYRRTKNFYYVYYVLRTLTGMICDGGIQCVALAYVADNMSRAKRASAIGILAGVGSAAFVCGTLADHFLSTSQIFLVAAIASTVAAVYMQIFLEDTACFEDSIEQPILKSELENDELDCETEKNIKVFKKVPSLKDIICFLKKSATFSLAASVAFLNSLAEGGEQAPFQYFLKAQFHFKKDNFADVMLIANICSASSQLLLMPMLAPLIGEEVLLCLGLTAGFTNLLIDSIAQSIWIPYTAALLPIFTSLVKPSLQSIVSKQIGPNEQGIAQGCISSISSVANILSPLMYSPLTALFLSEKAPFPYPGFSILCIGLAWLIAIIPSAMIKTIPLI; from the exons ATGCAGATAATAGGAATTGGTTTAGTATTAATGATGCCAATAATTGGGAATTTGTCTGATGTCTATGGAAGGAAAGCTTTGCTCACAATCCCCGTTACTCTCTCCATCATTCCCCCAG TCATATTGGCATATAGGAGGACCAAGAACTTTTACTATGTGTACTATGTGCTCCGGACGCTCACTGGCATGATATGTGATGGTGGTATTCAGTGTGTGGCCCTTGCTTATGTG GCAGATAATATGTCACGAGCAAAGCGTGCCTCTGCTATTGGAATTTTGGCTGGTGTTGGATCTGCTGCATTTGTCTGTGGAACCTTAGCAGATCACTTTCTCTCCACTTCTCAGATATTTCTG GTAGCAGCAATTGCATCAACAGTTGCTGCTGTGTACATGCAAATTTTTCTAGAGGATACAGCTTGCTTTGAAGATTCTATTGAGCAGCCAATTTTGAAAAGTGAATTGGAAAATGACGAATTGGATTGCGAGACAGAAAAGAATATAAAGGTGTTCAAGAAAGTTCCATCCCTGAAGGATATCATTTGCTTTCTTAAGAAGAG TGCTACTTTTTCACTTGCAGCATCTGTTGCTTTCTTGAATAGTCTTGCAGAAGGTGGAGAACAAGCTCCCTTTcag TACTTCTTAAAGGCTCAATTTCACTTCAAGAAAGATAACTTTGCTGATGTTATGCTTATAGCCAACATTTGCTCTGCAAGTTCTCAG TTGCTCCTCATGCCTATGTTGGCTCCTCTTATAGGAGAGGAGGTTCTGCTATGCTTAGGACTGACTGCTGGATTTACAAAC CTGCTTATTGACAGTATAGCACAGTCAATTTGG ATCCCTTATACTGCTGCATTGCTGCCTATTTTCACCTCCCTTGTGAAACCCTCT CTTCAAAGCATTGTCTCAAAACAAATTGGGCCTAATGAACAG GGAATTGCTCAAGGTTGCATTTCAAGTATAAGTTCCGTAGCTAACATTCTCTCCCCTTTAATGTATAGTCCTCTAACAG CCTTGTTCCTTTCAGAGAAAGCTCCTTTTCCATACCCTGGCTTTAGCATCCTGTGCATTGGCCTTGCTTGG TTGATAGCCATTATTCCCAGTGCAATGATAAAGACAATTCCTCTCATCTGA